A portion of the Nitratidesulfovibrio termitidis HI1 genome contains these proteins:
- the dnaJ gene encoding molecular chaperone DnaJ → MSQRDYYEVLGVARDASEDEIKRQYRKLALQYHPDRNPDNPEAEQMFKEAAEAYDVLRDADKRARYDRFGHAGLNGNGGGHGFANADDVFAHFSDIFGDLFGFATGSSRMRGPRPQAGADMRYNLSISFRQAAKGDEVTLRLPKKVTCDECNGSGAAAGTKPETCRHCGGSGQIRQSQGFFQIAVPCPVCRGEGQVIPTPCPKCKGSGILQQVRELSVRIPAGVDTGNRLRLRGEGEPGLHGGPPGDLYVVVSVEQDKTFRRQGQDLVITHEVSFVQAALGDRIEVPTLDDPVTLDIPKGTQSGEVFRLTDQGLPYLGHHQKGDLLVEVRVLTPVSLTKKQEELLREFAKLEEGKPFEKVKKVARKIGKAMGME, encoded by the coding sequence ATGAGCCAGCGTGACTATTACGAGGTGCTCGGCGTAGCCCGGGACGCGTCGGAGGACGAGATCAAGCGGCAGTATCGCAAGCTTGCGCTCCAGTACCATCCCGACCGCAACCCGGACAATCCCGAGGCCGAACAGATGTTCAAGGAGGCCGCCGAGGCCTATGACGTGCTGCGCGACGCCGACAAGCGGGCGCGGTACGACCGTTTCGGACACGCGGGCCTCAACGGCAACGGCGGCGGCCACGGTTTTGCCAACGCCGACGACGTGTTCGCGCATTTCAGCGACATCTTCGGCGATCTCTTCGGCTTTGCCACCGGCTCGTCGCGCATGCGCGGTCCGCGTCCCCAGGCCGGGGCAGATATGCGCTACAACCTGTCCATCTCCTTCCGGCAGGCCGCCAAGGGCGACGAAGTCACCCTGCGCCTGCCCAAGAAGGTGACCTGCGACGAGTGCAACGGTTCCGGCGCGGCTGCGGGCACCAAGCCCGAAACCTGCCGCCACTGCGGCGGCAGCGGGCAGATCCGCCAGAGCCAGGGCTTTTTCCAGATCGCCGTGCCCTGTCCCGTGTGCCGGGGCGAAGGCCAGGTCATTCCCACCCCCTGCCCCAAGTGCAAGGGGTCGGGCATCCTCCAGCAGGTGCGCGAACTGTCCGTGCGCATTCCCGCCGGGGTGGACACCGGCAACCGCCTGCGCCTGCGCGGCGAGGGTGAACCGGGCCTGCACGGCGGCCCCCCCGGCGACCTGTACGTGGTCGTCAGCGTGGAGCAGGACAAGACCTTCCGCCGGCAGGGCCAGGATCTGGTGATCACCCACGAGGTCAGCTTCGTGCAGGCCGCCCTGGGTGACCGCATCGAGGTGCCGACCCTGGACGACCCGGTGACCCTGGATATCCCCAAGGGCACCCAGAGCGGCGAGGTGTTCCGCCTGACCGACCAGGGCCTGCCCTACCTCGGGCACCACCAGAAGGGCGACCTGCTGGTGGAGGTGCGCGTGCTGACGCCCGTGAGCCTGACCAAGAAGCAGGAAGAACTGCTGCGCGAGTTCGCCAAGCTGGAAGAAGGCAAGCCCTTCGAGAAGGTCAAGAAGGTGGCGCGCAAGATCGGCAAGGCCATGGGCATGGAATAG
- a CDS encoding TolC family protein translates to MNFVQPFPRHARSRIPGKGEAQARCGGHGFGLAGPGSGHGHGHGHGPGPGMTARHGLPAMPVLARQAASQGVGLLAAALFLAALSCLAVLDATPAFAGGAGGVPCASPQLPAPQSTPSPSHPLDLAQCIALALRNNAGPAAAREGLAIAEAQHRQALSAYWPQLTASSTQTRLDRDPVFVYPQDSFDYTVDMGGGPMTMRTTVPERRIRLADRDIGEFRADLGLLLYDGGRREARVREAVAGHDAAAGEARLTSLQLVHDVTTRYYGVVLARALRDLGRETVQRLEATSAVVEHFYKGGSQRVRKTDWLRAQVGVLGMRSLLAELDSNVELAESALANTLGLPWDGQVRVADTELPATPDPGDLDGSVADAYRLNLDLARFDAGVHAAEARLDDATGEYLPVVSLFGTLSTVTNAYDGGLVAEGERTHGAAGVTVELPLFEGFRTRARVEEMRARLRQLAHQRVLLREGVALRVKDAVLQERRAARQAAIGAQTVAVAAESRALTERAYREGLVDTRELLETQIYESLVRAARLRALYEAQAAAAARNLVAGTEILEHLREVGYGARALP, encoded by the coding sequence ATGAATTTCGTCCAGCCGTTCCCGCGCCACGCCCGAAGCCGCATCCCCGGCAAGGGTGAGGCACAGGCGCGGTGCGGGGGGCACGGCTTCGGGCTGGCAGGCCCCGGTTCCGGTCACGGTCACGGTCACGGTCACGGCCCCGGTCCCGGCATGACTGCGCGGCATGGGCTGCCCGCCATGCCGGTTCTGGCCAGACAGGCCGCTTCGCAGGGCGTGGGCCTGCTGGCTGCGGCGCTGTTTCTGGCGGCATTGTCGTGCCTTGCCGTTCTTGACGCGACTCCCGCGTTTGCGGGTGGTGCGGGTGGTGTGCCGTGCGCTTCGCCGCAGTTGCCCGCTCCGCAATCCACGCCGTCGCCCTCCCATCCCCTGGACCTTGCGCAATGCATCGCCCTGGCCCTGCGCAACAACGCGGGGCCCGCCGCCGCGCGCGAGGGGTTGGCCATTGCGGAAGCCCAGCACCGCCAGGCCCTCTCGGCCTACTGGCCGCAGCTCACCGCGTCCTCCACCCAGACCCGGCTCGATCGCGACCCCGTTTTCGTCTATCCGCAAGACTCCTTCGACTATACCGTGGACATGGGCGGTGGCCCCATGACCATGCGCACCACCGTGCCCGAACGGCGCATCCGACTTGCCGACCGCGACATCGGTGAATTCCGGGCCGATCTCGGCCTGCTGCTCTACGACGGCGGCCGCCGCGAGGCCCGCGTGCGCGAAGCCGTGGCCGGGCACGATGCCGCCGCCGGAGAGGCGCGCCTGACCAGTCTGCAACTGGTGCACGACGTGACCACCCGCTACTACGGGGTGGTTCTGGCGCGGGCGTTGCGCGACCTTGGCAGGGAAACGGTGCAGCGGCTGGAAGCCACCAGCGCCGTGGTCGAACATTTCTACAAGGGCGGCTCGCAGCGGGTGCGCAAGACCGACTGGCTGCGTGCCCAGGTGGGCGTACTGGGGATGCGTTCCCTGCTGGCCGAGCTGGATTCCAACGTGGAACTGGCCGAATCCGCCCTGGCCAACACCCTGGGCCTGCCGTGGGACGGCCAGGTGCGGGTGGCGGACACGGAACTGCCCGCCACGCCCGACCCCGGCGACCTGGATGGCTCCGTGGCCGACGCCTACCGCCTGAATCTGGACCTTGCCCGCTTCGACGCCGGGGTCCACGCGGCAGAGGCCCGTCTGGACGATGCCACCGGTGAATACCTGCCGGTGGTTTCGTTGTTCGGGACCCTGTCCACGGTGACCAATGCCTACGACGGCGGACTGGTGGCCGAGGGCGAACGCACCCACGGCGCGGCGGGGGTGACCGTGGAGTTGCCGCTGTTCGAAGGGTTTCGCACCCGGGCCCGGGTGGAGGAAATGCGCGCCCGACTGCGCCAGCTGGCCCACCAGCGGGTGCTGCTGCGCGAAGGCGTGGCCCTGCGCGTGAAGGATGCGGTGCTGCAAGAGCGCCGCGCTGCCCGCCAGGCGGCCATTGGTGCGCAGACCGTGGCCGTGGCCGCGGAAAGCCGTGCCCTTACCGAACGGGCCTACCGTGAAGGACTGGTGGATACGCGCGAGTTGCTGGAAACCCAGATTTACGAATCGCTGGTGCGCGCGGCGCGGCTGCGCGCCCTGTACGAGGCGCAGGCGGCTGCCGCCGCGCGCAATCTGGTGGCGGGCACGGAGATTCTCGAGCACCTGCGGGAGGTGGGCTATGGCGCCCGTGCGCTGCCCTGA
- a CDS encoding phosphate/phosphite/phosphonate ABC transporter substrate-binding protein, whose protein sequence is MAPVRCPEPFAQPDLSCRATRPGRKLLLLLPLLLLLGGVDPMVSATAAPTELRLGYVEYFLPGVDRKDVALAVQLWARRYVETERGLGVHLSAFGSRAEIRAALLAGQLDVVHLPTVDYLLLSREMDLKPFGVPVTDGEFGERYVLLVAKGSGITRIGQLRGKRLLVQAMSLGHESLPARWLERLLRDQGLPPAARHFTSVSYDVQPSRVLLPVFFGQAPACIVTERSLRTMSELNPQIEAQMERIAVSPPLIDFVMCLAPSVDPSLAPRYAELGLGLSENPWGRQMLLLLQLDGIAPFRPEAIEPARRLVEP, encoded by the coding sequence ATGGCGCCCGTGCGCTGCCCTGAGCCTTTCGCCCAGCCTGACCTGTCGTGTCGGGCCACCCGGCCCGGCAGGAAGCTGCTGCTTCTGCTGCCCCTGCTGCTGTTGCTGGGGGGCGTGGACCCCATGGTGTCCGCAACTGCCGCCCCGACGGAACTGCGCCTTGGCTACGTGGAGTATTTCCTGCCCGGCGTGGACCGCAAGGATGTGGCCCTGGCCGTGCAGTTGTGGGCGCGCCGCTACGTGGAGACGGAGCGGGGCCTTGGCGTGCACCTGTCGGCCTTCGGTTCGCGGGCCGAAATCCGCGCGGCCTTGCTGGCGGGGCAGTTGGACGTGGTGCACCTGCCCACCGTGGACTATCTGCTGCTGTCGCGCGAGATGGATCTGAAGCCTTTCGGCGTGCCGGTCACCGACGGCGAGTTCGGCGAGCGTTACGTGCTGCTGGTGGCCAAGGGCTCGGGCATCACCCGCATCGGGCAATTGCGCGGCAAGCGGCTGCTGGTGCAGGCCATGTCCCTGGGGCATGAAAGCCTGCCCGCGCGCTGGCTGGAACGGCTGTTGCGCGACCAGGGGCTGCCCCCGGCCGCCAGGCATTTCACGTCCGTGAGCTATGACGTGCAGCCTTCGCGCGTGCTGCTGCCGGTGTTCTTTGGCCAGGCGCCCGCCTGCATCGTCACCGAGCGGTCGCTGCGCACCATGTCCGAGCTGAATCCCCAGATCGAGGCACAGATGGAGCGCATTGCCGTTTCACCGCCGCTCATAGATTTCGTGATGTGCCTCGCCCCGTCGGTGGACCCTTCGCTGGCGCCGCGTTATGCGGAACTGGGACTGGGCCTTTCGGAAAACCCGTGGGGAAGGCAGATGCTGCTGTTGCTGCAACTGGACGGCATCGCACCGTTCCGGCCAGAGGCCATCGAGCCCGCGCGCCGTCTGGTGGAGCCATGA
- a CDS encoding putative bifunctional diguanylate cyclase/phosphodiesterase, producing the protein MSMSPPGPSPYAPAAVGRFADEGRAPGIDVPGGSDPSGHAHVSGSARATAVLSESSGPQKSPDLGDGSGPPHFSHPVPPAPSAPPAPPASPASPASPGRPTRRSLGIAFKAGGLAFVAGVVIIAAILGMIIPYQQGVLRRGMESQADKLASSVAEVAASALAAEDYAVLVDHCTGVLQRQPGLAYIVVTRVDGSSLVFRRGGWSFKAAPHALAGTAAQPEQPSGFRRGLPAGMASPAPDWSTQWVGGMSGQAGVTDGAGASGVTGASGVTDGAGALGVTGAARSSASSPPPGSPDTAADGLPEKLADGPEVYHHVLPVERAGVAICTVSVGLALDGYRAEQRAAWWHIGALTATAMLVALATALLLSRTVTRTVLQLSAWVRSIGPGNMGQRIQIRTGDELEGLGSAFNGMLDLLEASQRELNEVHRELERRVRDRTAQLCDANAKLHLMGEVFTHAVEGIFITDSAGMVVAVNPAFERITGVDAQSMMGRLSPALGMAPVGGTRSVWDEMLEHGSWIGETRGPHRDGWQIPQWLSLVSIRDEAGVILNCVGVFSDITDIKQKEAQITYQANHDDLTGLPNRKHIFELLREAIARASVRGQKLAVVFIDMDGFKFINDSYDHATGDQLLCDVARRLRAALRPGDILGRLGGDEFVAAVGGISDKGHLDGIMRRLFETFAEPFEYGGMGFSVTASFGVSVYPDDGESANELLSRADIAMYRAKDMGKNAIAVFCEEQCLEFTRRYRMDQDIKAAIAGREFRLVYQPITDARTLRVRKVEALLRWERDGTVVAPPSVFIPVAESSNSIREITRLVVEMACAQHAAWRLEGLTLPVAVNISSRCLNSDETISHIAACLNAYDVPPDALEVEITETSLMQNYERGNAMLCTLRDLGVRVSLDDFGTGYSSLQYLARMPIHALKIDRTFVQELLDEGGSLEIVETILGLARSLRLATVAEGVETAAQLSALRGMGVDYLQGYCLARPLPADDILTLCRRGMRLVPKDVER; encoded by the coding sequence ATGAGCATGTCCCCGCCTGGTCCTTCTCCGTATGCACCGGCTGCTGTCGGCCGGTTTGCCGACGAGGGGCGCGCCCCTGGCATCGACGTGCCCGGCGGGTCTGATCCGTCCGGCCACGCCCATGTTTCCGGCTCGGCCAGGGCGACGGCGGTTCTGTCGGAATCTTCGGGGCCGCAGAAATCGCCGGACCTGGGAGACGGGTCCGGCCCGCCGCATTTCTCGCATCCAGTCCCACCGGCTCCATCGGCCCCACCGGCCCCACCGGCCTCACCGGCCTCACCGGCCTCACCGGGCCGCCCCACGCGCCGCAGCCTTGGCATCGCCTTCAAGGCGGGCGGGTTGGCCTTTGTGGCGGGGGTGGTGATCATCGCGGCCATTCTTGGCATGATCATTCCCTATCAGCAGGGCGTGCTGCGCCGGGGCATGGAATCGCAGGCCGACAAGCTGGCCTCGTCGGTGGCGGAAGTGGCCGCCAGCGCCCTGGCGGCGGAAGACTATGCGGTTCTTGTCGACCACTGCACCGGCGTGCTGCAACGGCAGCCGGGGCTGGCATACATCGTGGTCACCCGTGTGGATGGTTCGTCGCTGGTGTTCCGGCGCGGCGGCTGGAGCTTCAAGGCGGCGCCGCATGCCTTGGCGGGTACTGCCGCCCAGCCGGAGCAGCCCAGCGGCTTTCGCCGGGGGCTGCCTGCGGGCATGGCCAGTCCGGCGCCCGACTGGAGCACCCAGTGGGTGGGCGGCATGAGCGGGCAGGCTGGCGTGACTGACGGAGCGGGCGCATCGGGCGTAACGGGCGCATCGGGCGTGACTGACGGAGCGGGCGCACTGGGCGTAACGGGCGCCGCGCGGTCTTCCGCCTCTTCCCCCCCGCCTGGTTCCCCCGATACGGCAGCGGACGGGCTCCCGGAAAAACTCGCCGACGGGCCGGAAGTCTATCATCACGTCTTGCCCGTGGAGCGGGCGGGCGTTGCCATCTGCACCGTGTCCGTGGGGCTTGCCCTGGACGGCTACCGGGCGGAGCAGCGCGCCGCGTGGTGGCATATCGGCGCGCTGACGGCCACGGCCATGCTGGTGGCCCTGGCCACGGCGCTGCTGCTGTCGCGCACGGTGACCCGCACCGTGCTGCAACTGTCCGCCTGGGTGCGCTCCATTGGCCCCGGCAACATGGGCCAGCGCATCCAGATCCGCACCGGCGACGAACTGGAGGGGCTGGGCAGCGCCTTCAACGGCATGCTCGATCTGCTGGAGGCCTCGCAGCGTGAGCTGAACGAGGTCCACCGCGAACTGGAGCGCCGCGTGCGTGACCGCACCGCCCAGTTGTGCGACGCCAACGCCAAGCTGCACCTGATGGGCGAGGTGTTCACCCACGCGGTGGAGGGCATTTTCATCACCGACAGCGCGGGCATGGTGGTGGCCGTCAACCCGGCCTTCGAGCGCATTACCGGCGTGGACGCGCAGTCCATGATGGGCCGCCTGTCACCGGCCCTGGGCATGGCGCCCGTGGGCGGCACGCGCAGCGTGTGGGACGAGATGCTGGAGCACGGATCGTGGATCGGCGAGACGCGCGGCCCGCACCGCGACGGCTGGCAGATTCCGCAGTGGCTGAGCCTGGTGTCCATCCGCGACGAGGCCGGGGTGATCCTGAACTGCGTGGGGGTGTTCTCGGACATCACCGACATCAAGCAGAAGGAAGCCCAGATCACCTACCAGGCCAACCACGACGATCTGACCGGCCTGCCCAATCGCAAGCACATCTTCGAACTGCTGCGCGAAGCCATCGCCAGGGCCTCGGTGCGCGGCCAGAAGCTGGCCGTGGTGTTCATCGACATGGACGGCTTCAAGTTCATCAACGATTCGTACGACCACGCCACCGGCGACCAGTTGCTGTGCGACGTGGCCCGGCGGTTGCGCGCGGCCCTGCGCCCCGGCGACATCCTGGGGCGGCTGGGCGGCGACGAATTCGTGGCGGCGGTGGGCGGCATCAGCGACAAGGGCCATCTGGACGGCATCATGCGGCGGCTGTTCGAAACCTTTGCCGAGCCGTTCGAGTACGGCGGCATGGGCTTTTCGGTCACCGCCAGCTTCGGGGTGTCGGTGTATCCCGACGACGGCGAATCGGCCAACGAACTGCTGTCGCGCGCGGACATCGCCATGTACCGCGCGAAGGACATGGGCAAGAACGCCATTGCCGTGTTCTGCGAGGAGCAGTGCCTGGAATTCACCCGGCGCTACCGCATGGACCAGGACATCAAGGCGGCCATCGCCGGGCGCGAATTCCGGCTGGTGTACCAGCCCATCACCGACGCGCGCACCCTGCGGGTGCGCAAGGTAGAGGCGCTGCTGCGTTGGGAACGCGACGGCACGGTGGTGGCCCCGCCCTCGGTGTTCATTCCCGTGGCGGAAAGTTCCAACTCCATCCGCGAGATAACCCGGCTGGTGGTGGAAATGGCCTGCGCCCAGCACGCCGCGTGGCGGCTGGAGGGGCTGACCCTGCCGGTGGCGGTGAACATCTCGTCGCGCTGCCTGAACAGCGACGAGACCATCAGCCATATCGCCGCCTGCCTGAACGCCTACGACGTGCCCCCGGACGCGCTGGAAGTGGAGATTACCGAAACCTCGCTGATGCAGAACTACGAACGCGGCAACGCCATGCTGTGCACCCTGCGCGACCTTGGGGTGCGCGTTTCGCTGGACGACTTCGGCACCGGGTATTCGTCGTTGCAGTACCTTGCGCGCATGCCCATCCACGCCCTGAAGATAGACCGCACCTTCGTGCAGGAACTGCTGGACGAAGGCGGCAGCCTGGAAATCGTGGAGACCATCCTGGGGCTGGCCCGCAGCCTGCGCCTGGCCACGGTGGCCGAGGGCGTGGAAACGGCGGCCCAGCTTTCCGCCCTGCGCGGCATGGGCGTGGACTATCTGCAAGGCTACTGCCTTGCCCGACCCCTGCCCGCCGACGACATCCTGACCCTGTGCCGCAGGGGCATGCGGCTGGTGCCCAAGGACGTGGAGCGGTAG
- the moaC gene encoding cyclic pyranopterin monophosphate synthase MoaC: MSDSDDAEAAFSHMTEDGSVTMVDVGAKAPTQRTAIVRAVVEVNENTLDLLKRRALPKGDVLTTAKIAGIMAAKRTAELIPMCHPLAISYADVRFTVVDAPPSIELEAEVRTTGQTGVEMEAMVAAQVAGLTIYDMCKAVQKDIVLRDCRLVFKSGGKSGTFRAG, encoded by the coding sequence GTGTCCGATTCCGACGACGCGGAGGCCGCCTTCAGCCACATGACCGAGGACGGCAGCGTGACCATGGTGGACGTGGGCGCAAAAGCCCCCACCCAGCGCACCGCCATCGTGCGGGCCGTGGTGGAGGTGAACGAAAACACCCTGGACCTGCTGAAGCGCCGCGCCCTGCCCAAGGGCGACGTGCTGACCACCGCCAAGATCGCGGGCATCATGGCTGCCAAGCGCACGGCAGAACTGATTCCCATGTGCCATCCGCTGGCCATCAGCTATGCGGACGTGCGCTTTACCGTGGTGGATGCGCCCCCCTCCATCGAACTGGAGGCGGAAGTGCGCACCACCGGCCAGACTGGTGTGGAAATGGAAGCCATGGTCGCCGCGCAGGTGGCCGGGCTGACCATCTACGACATGTGCAAGGCCGTGCAGAAGGACATCGTGCTGCGCGACTGCCGTCTGGTGTTCAAGTCCGGCGGCAAGAGCGGCACGTTTCGGGCGGGGTAG
- a CDS encoding helix-turn-helix domain-containing protein has translation MTKTYKSDLLAAVHETAEALHAHGVIDKVTMKDFDDSCLAPVDGITPEEIRHIREQARLSQPVFARYLNVSKNLVSDWERGVKKPGGPALRLLTIVKHKGLEAVML, from the coding sequence ATGACAAAGACATACAAGAGCGACCTGCTGGCGGCTGTCCACGAAACGGCGGAGGCGCTTCACGCACACGGCGTGATCGACAAGGTCACCATGAAGGACTTCGACGATTCCTGCCTTGCCCCCGTGGACGGCATCACCCCGGAGGAAATCCGGCACATCCGCGAACAGGCCCGGCTTTCCCAGCCCGTGTTCGCCCGCTACCTGAACGTCTCGAAAAACCTGGTCTCCGACTGGGAACGCGGCGTGAAAAAGCCGGGCGGCCCGGCCCTGCGGCTGCTGACCATCGTCAAGCACAAGGGGCTTGAAGCGGTAATGCTGTAG
- a CDS encoding type II toxin-antitoxin system RelE/ParE family toxin — translation MKIYMNTWFARFADAQAITGAALHDAVADMDAGRFDADLGGCVYKQRVARPGEGKSGGYRVILCFRRGERAFFVYGFPKSKRGNITTKERDSLKKLAKILLSMSDEQLQTEVRAGTFQEVLRQE, via the coding sequence ATGAAGATATACATGAACACATGGTTCGCGCGCTTCGCGGATGCCCAGGCCATCACGGGCGCGGCCCTGCACGATGCGGTGGCGGACATGGATGCCGGGCGGTTCGACGCGGACTTGGGCGGGTGTGTGTACAAGCAGCGGGTGGCCCGACCGGGAGAAGGAAAATCCGGCGGCTACCGGGTTATCCTCTGTTTTCGGCGGGGGGAGCGAGCATTTTTCGTCTACGGGTTTCCCAAGTCGAAACGCGGAAACATCACGACGAAGGAACGCGACAGCCTCAAGAAGCTGGCAAAGATACTGCTGTCCATGAGTGACGAACAACTGCAGACCGAGGTTCGGGCCGGAACATTTCAGGAAGTTCTTCGCCAGGAGTAG
- a CDS encoding RraA family protein gives MTTPYYRVRTTITRPDAALVEAFRSIPVSNIGDAMNRMACMHSRIRPMNRAPLLGTALTVRVRVGDNLLFNKAMDMAQPGDVLVVNAHDEPFYSIVGGQMTTWMQRRGLAGLVIDGCIRDAEEIEAMDFPVYATGISPNGPVKNGGGEVNFPIACGGLVVNPGDIVAGDRDGIAVVRPDDAPAVLERTRAMVEKETRVMAAIANGAWDRTWVDEMLKEQGCEFVD, from the coding sequence ATGACCACCCCCTATTACCGCGTCCGCACCACCATCACCCGCCCCGACGCCGCACTGGTGGAGGCCTTTCGGTCCATTCCCGTTTCCAACATCGGCGATGCCATGAACCGCATGGCCTGCATGCATTCGCGCATCCGCCCCATGAACCGCGCCCCCCTGCTGGGCACCGCACTGACGGTGCGCGTGCGCGTGGGCGACAACCTGCTGTTCAACAAGGCCATGGACATGGCCCAGCCCGGCGACGTGCTGGTGGTCAACGCCCATGACGAGCCGTTCTATTCCATCGTGGGCGGCCAGATGACCACCTGGATGCAGCGGCGCGGCCTGGCCGGGCTTGTGATTGACGGCTGCATCCGCGATGCCGAGGAAATCGAGGCCATGGATTTTCCGGTGTACGCCACAGGCATTTCGCCCAACGGCCCGGTGAAGAATGGCGGCGGCGAGGTGAACTTTCCCATCGCCTGCGGCGGGCTGGTGGTGAACCCCGGCGACATCGTAGCGGGCGACCGCGACGGCATCGCGGTGGTCCGCCCCGACGACGCCCCGGCAGTGCTGGAAAGAACACGCGCCATGGTCGAGAAGGAAACGCGCGTCATGGCCGCCATTGCCAACGGCGCGTGGGATCGCACCTGGGTGGACGAGATGCTGAAAGAACAAGGGTGCGAGTTCGTGGACTAG
- a CDS encoding alpha/beta hydrolase, with the protein MPARRTSFPFLLLLLAALLTVTLACPAPDATAGPILDKLRERRAERAASDNTASGSTASGNATTNRQDGAAARRGSNPQHPLDPATIVPGSRRLTESYGPHPAQSMDVYLPPNPQHAPVIVMVHGGAWKIGDKANPGLMDNKLARWLPRGFVLASINYRMLPDAMALEQAGDVAAAVRRVADAAPGWGADPSRIILMGHSAGAHLVALVSSAPSLLDRPVAGTVVLDSAAMDVPAVMQHRHLGFYDEAFGKNPSYWIKASPQQQWTTSAVPMLLVCSTKRADKPCVAAQAFAAKTARAGRTTPVLPQALTHGEINHQLGLPGAYTDAVDGFITARLEETAP; encoded by the coding sequence ATGCCTGCCCGTCGCACCAGTTTTCCTTTCCTGCTTCTGCTGCTGGCCGCCCTGCTGACCGTGACCCTTGCCTGCCCCGCGCCCGACGCAACCGCTGGCCCCATCCTCGACAAATTGCGCGAACGCCGTGCCGAGCGGGCCGCGTCCGATAACACCGCATCGGGCAGCACCGCCTCGGGAAATGCCACGACGAACCGCCAGGATGGTGCCGCCGCCCGCAGGGGCAGCAACCCCCAACATCCGTTGGACCCCGCCACCATCGTGCCCGGCAGCCGCAGGCTGACCGAATCCTACGGCCCGCACCCCGCCCAGAGCATGGACGTGTACCTGCCGCCCAATCCGCAGCACGCCCCCGTCATCGTCATGGTGCACGGCGGCGCGTGGAAGATCGGCGACAAGGCCAACCCCGGCCTGATGGACAACAAGCTGGCCCGCTGGCTGCCCAGGGGCTTCGTGCTGGCAAGCATCAATTACCGGATGCTTCCCGATGCCATGGCGCTGGAGCAGGCCGGGGACGTGGCCGCCGCCGTGCGCCGCGTGGCCGATGCCGCCCCCGGCTGGGGCGCGGACCCGTCGCGCATCATCCTTATGGGCCATTCGGCGGGGGCGCATCTGGTGGCGCTGGTGTCGTCCGCGCCGTCCCTGCTCGACCGCCCGGTGGCGGGGACGGTGGTGCTGGATTCCGCCGCCATGGACGTGCCCGCCGTCATGCAGCACCGCCACCTTGGTTTCTACGACGAGGCCTTCGGCAAGAACCCGTCCTACTGGATAAAGGCCTCGCCCCAGCAGCAGTGGACGACAAGCGCCGTGCCCATGCTGCTGGTGTGCTCCACCAAGCGGGCCGACAAGCCCTGCGTGGCGGCACAGGCCTTTGCCGCAAAGACGGCGCGCGCAGGCCGCACAACGCCCGTGCTGCCGCAGGCGCTGACCCACGGAGAGATCAACCACCAGTTGGGCCTGCCCGGCGCGTATACCGACGCCGTGGACGGGTTCATCACCGCCCGGCTGGAGGAGACTGCGCCCTGA
- the hisF gene encoding imidazole glycerol phosphate synthase subunit HisF yields MLSKRIIPCLDVRNGRLTKGVKFEGNVDIGDPVETARRYYEQGADEIVFYDITASHEDRGIFLDVVERVASEIFIPFSVGGGINTVEDMRAVLVAGAEKVSVNSGAVKNPDIISQGAAAFGSQAIVVGMDVKQVEKSAAIPSGYEIVIHGGRKFMGMDAIEWAKTCEALGAGELCVNSIDADGTKDGYELTLTRLIADAVTIPVIASGGAGSPAHMYDAITRGGATAALIASIVHYGQYTIPDLKRQIADMGAKLRMVW; encoded by the coding sequence GTGCTTAGCAAGCGCATCATCCCCTGCCTGGACGTACGCAACGGCAGGCTGACCAAGGGCGTGAAGTTCGAGGGCAACGTGGACATCGGCGACCCGGTGGAAACCGCCCGCCGTTACTACGAACAGGGCGCGGACGAAATCGTGTTCTACGACATCACCGCCTCGCACGAGGACCGGGGCATCTTTCTCGACGTGGTCGAGCGGGTGGCCTCCGAAATCTTCATCCCCTTCTCGGTGGGCGGCGGCATCAACACCGTGGAAGACATGCGGGCCGTGCTGGTGGCCGGGGCGGAAAAGGTGTCGGTGAACTCCGGCGCGGTGAAGAACCCGGACATCATCAGCCAGGGCGCGGCGGCCTTCGGATCGCAGGCCATCGTGGTGGGGATGGACGTGAAGCAGGTGGAAAAATCCGCCGCCATCCCCTCCGGTTACGAGATCGTCATCCACGGCGGGCGCAAGTTCATGGGCATGGACGCCATTGAGTGGGCGAAAACCTGCGAGGCGCTGGGGGCCGGCGAACTGTGCGTCAACTCCATCGACGCGGACGGCACCAAGGACGGCTACGAGCTGACCCTGACCCGGCTGATCGCCGACGCCGTGACCATCCCGGTCATCGCGTCCGGCGGCGCGGGCAGCCCGGCGCACATGTACGACGCCATAACCAGGGGCGGCGCCACCGCCGCGCTGATCGCCTCCATCGTGCACTACGGGCAGTACACCATCCCGGACCTGAAGCGGCAGATTGCCGACATGGGGGCCAAGCTGCGCATGGTCTGGTAG